A window of Marinobacter halotolerans genomic DNA:
TTTCCGTCTTGCCACCCTGAGCTTCCTGGCTGACGGCGGTGATGGTTATCCGATCCCTCAGACCAACAGAGCAGACCTGGTTCTTGACGCAACCGTTGCCACCAGTGTGGATATGAGCGCGGACGACCCCGGCGCTGCCAACTTTGCGGATACCGGCACCGAGCAGGACGCCCTGGCGGAATATCTGCAGATGCTCTTCCCGAATGACGGTTCACCGTTTACCAACGCTGACACAATTGCCGAGCCTTCGGCCAGCGATACCAGAATCACAACGCTCTGATCCGGGGTGTTGATCTGAACAAAACAGCGGTCAATTCGACCGCTGTTTTTTTTGCATCAGTTTTCTTCTGATGCCCAGCTGTCGAACGCCAACTTTGAAACCCGCTCGATCTCGTCTTCTGGTATAGCGTCAATATCGCCCAGCTCGAGTTTGTCGTAGTGGAATGCGTAAAGCCGTGAGGCGAACTCGGTAATCGGCAGGGAGGCTTCCCCGCGAATTTCTCCATGGCCCCGGGTTGAGCAGTTAATGCCCTGGCCCCAGTCCTGGCCACTGTCGTTGTTGGGGTTGAAGAAATACACCCGCATCTCGTTATCGGGGCTGAGGCAGACGCGCTGGATCACAATGGCATGACGCCCGACGAAACGGGCGGCGCTGTCGGTGACGGCGATGCCGGCGGGCTGTGGGTGAATCAGCGGCATGTTGTCGTTGTAGAAGGGGTGATAGCTGGCGTAGAAATGCCGGATGAACCCATCATAATCCGTGATTTCCCCGGTGGTCACGTCGCTGACCACCTTGAAGCCGTGGTTGACCCACCAGCCGTAAAACTCGGGGTTGATCCAGCGGTGAGCGTCGTCGTCCCGATCGCTGCATCGGCGCCACATTTCCCCGTAAATCCGGTCAAGGTGGGGAATCAGGATCAGTGAGACCGGGTCGACGTCCACCGGGTTTTCGGTCACCAGTCCGGCTTCCAGATCCTTGGAAGACACTTCTTCGCCCTCGAACCGTATCAGGATTTCGTTATCCCGCGCGGCCCAGGCCAGAAGCTGCAGCAGATAATCGGCTTCGTGATCAGCCCAGAGCGACAGGCCAATGGCGGACTGGCAGCTGGGGTTATTGCCCTGGCCAACCCCAAGAGGCTGCCCCAGCAGATTCAGCACGCCCGCCAGCAGAAACACCCGGGGACGGTGGGCATCACCAAACACCGAGCGTATCAGCTCCCGGTTTTCGTCCGAGACCCGTAGTTCGATCTGTCTCCAGAGCGCCTGGGCAACCGCTGGTGTGAACAGAGAGCCCCGTTCCAGCATCATGGTCAGGCCATAGACGGCCTGGCAGGTCTCCGGATGGATGGCTTCATCGATCAGCTTCTTGACCAGCTGCGTGTAGCAGACCAGGTCGTCCCGTCCGGTCATGGTCAGGCCCAGTGCCTCGGGCAGGAGGTCGTCATTACCCCGTTCCCGCAGAAAACGGATGAAGACGGCGTGATAGGGCGAGGCCAGGCCGGTGTCGTGCATGGTGTCGGCGAAGCTGGACGCCTCCCTTGCCAGGGATTTCTCGTCCATTTCGCCCAGTCTGTCCAGATAGTCGGCCAGGCCGGGATCTTCTTTGCTGCCGGGAGTCGGTCCGAAAAGCGTGCGCACCAGCCGGGCCGCATCCTCATTGCCCGAGGTATCCAGCGTCGGGTCGTAAAGACATGTGGCAATCTGCCCGATCATTTCACGGATGCTGTCCACCTGAACCGGTCGCTGCTCCAGCAGGCGCCATACCTCGTCCACCAGGCTATCCAGCAGGCTGGCATAGCCCAGATGGTCCACCAGGTACTGGTAAAGCGACTGCACAATCTCACCCAGTTGTTTGGGCCGTTCCCGGTCTGCTTCGGACAGGGTGCCGGATAGCAGATCCAGATTCAGGGCCATCACCTGGGTCAGAAAGTGTGAAGCCTGTTCCGCTGAAATGCCGGGATGGAAATAGTCGCCACGGACCACCGCCAGCATGCGCAGCTCGCTGATGCATTCCACAATGGTCGTGACGGCGCCTGATGCCCTGAGTGACTGCTTGGCCAGCACCGGTTTTAACAGCGCAGGCCGCGACCAGTCGCTGGTCCCGAATATGCCGGCGGCCTCCAGGGTGGCAATACGGCGATAGAGCACATCAAAACCGCCGGGCATGGTCATCAGCTGACGCGCTCGTTCCAGCAACCCCATGCTTGAGGCCCTGTTATCAGACCGGCGGGCGCGGGCGAATTCGGCAATGGCGGCGTCAAATTGCATTGACGCATTGGCTAAAGCAGGATTAGCGGATAGGCTCAAACGTGGAAATCCTTGTTAATGTGATCGGGATACAGGATCAGGGTAGCCATAATATAACGCAAGGCAAACGGGCGGGTTCGTTTCATTATGTTTCCATGGGGCGCGCATCCTGGCGGTAATCGGACAGAAGGAGTTGCAATGAAAACCATCGGGCTTTTGGGTGGAATGAGCTGGGAATCCACCCAGTCCTACTACCGACTACTCAACGAAGCAGTGCGGGAACGCCTTGGTGGCCTTCATTCTGCACGATTGCTGCTCTACAGCGTGGATTTTGCCGAGATAGAGGCCCTGCAAAAAAGCGGCGACTGGGACAGGGCAGCCGACATTCTGTCAGAAGCGGCCCGCTCGCTTGAAAAGGCGGGGGCGGATTGCCTGCTGATTTGTACCAATACCATGCACAAAGTGGCTCCACAGGTGGCTGCGAGTATTGACATACCGCTACTGCATATCATGGACGCTGTTGGTGATTCGGTGATAGCCGACGGACTGGATTGTGT
This region includes:
- a CDS encoding aspartate/glutamate racemase family protein codes for the protein MKTIGLLGGMSWESTQSYYRLLNEAVRERLGGLHSARLLLYSVDFAEIEALQKSGDWDRAADILSEAARSLEKAGADCLLICTNTMHKVAPQVAASIDIPLLHIMDAVGDSVIADGLDCVGLLGTRFTMEQDFCIERLASKGLRVLVPEESEREQIHRVIFEELCLGVVEPGSRDQFLGIIEELRARGAQGIILGCTEIGLLIAPEDTNAALYDTTELHVDLAVGYALKND